The Faecalibacterium prausnitzii genome includes a window with the following:
- a CDS encoding thioesterase family protein yields the protein MLTVGIHGEQSQLVTNENTAKTMGSGTLDVFATPALVALAEKTCWMSVASELDEGCGSVGTKLELEHTAPTPVGMTVTCESELTAVEGRKLVFKVSLHDEKGPVGGGVHERFVVNDAKFAAKAESKKG from the coding sequence ATGTTGACTGTTGGCATTCACGGCGAGCAGAGCCAGCTCGTGACGAACGAAAACACCGCAAAGACCATGGGCAGCGGCACACTGGACGTGTTCGCAACGCCCGCACTGGTGGCACTGGCCGAAAAGACCTGCTGGATGAGCGTCGCGTCCGAGCTGGACGAGGGCTGCGGCTCGGTGGGCACGAAGCTGGAGCTGGAGCACACCGCCCCCACCCCCGTGGGCATGACCGTGACCTGTGAGAGCGAGCTGACCGCCGTGGAAGGCCGGAAGCTGGTGTTCAAGGTCTCGCTGCACGACGAAAAAGGCCCCGTGGGCGGCGGCGTGCATGAGCGCTTCGTCGTCAATGACGCGAAGTTCGCGGCGAAGGCGGAGAGCAAGAAGGGGTGA
- a CDS encoding Na+/H+ antiporter NhaC family protein, with protein MKKVNLSWAGAVLVFALLLWCTAATPGTIADPSTYTCAVYSTALSLLPPVVAIVLALNTKEVYTSLLVGIATGALLFANGNLELALNTLFFNEDGGMVAKLSDSSNVGILVFLVMLGILVALMNKAGGSAAFGRWASTHIHTRAGAQFMTLVLGVLIFVDDYFNCLTVGSVMRPVTDRQKVSRAKLAYLIDATAAPVCIIAPVSSWAAAVTSSVPEGSGINGFTMFLRTIPYNYYALLTLIMILFLIFTGTDYGPMKLNEDNALKGDLFTTEDRPYGDDVDDGTAACGHVIDLILPVLVLIAACIFGLIYTGGFFEGVDFITAFSDCNASAGLVMGSSIALLFTFVFYRVRGVMTFQDFAACIPEGFKAMVSPMLILTLAWTLSGMTNLLGAKYYVANLLNGSAAALQYLLPTIIFLVAVFLAFATGTSWGTFSILIPIVCHAFPQGEMLVISIAACLSGAVCGDHCSPISDTSIMASAGAHCSHVNHVSTQLPYAITAAAISAVCYVVTGLSQMFLGASASLLTSLVLLAVAIVLELVVLNVIRLRTAKAD; from the coding sequence ATGAAAAAAGTCAATCTTTCGTGGGCGGGCGCCGTGCTGGTGTTCGCTCTGCTGCTGTGGTGCACGGCGGCAACCCCCGGCACCATTGCCGACCCGTCTACCTACACCTGCGCCGTGTACAGCACGGCGCTCTCCCTGCTGCCGCCGGTGGTGGCCATCGTGCTGGCCCTGAATACCAAGGAGGTCTACACCTCGCTGCTGGTGGGCATCGCGACGGGTGCGCTGCTCTTTGCCAATGGCAACCTGGAACTGGCCCTGAACACCCTGTTCTTCAACGAAGACGGCGGCATGGTCGCCAAGCTGTCCGACTCCAGCAACGTGGGCATCTTGGTCTTTCTGGTCATGCTGGGCATCCTGGTGGCCCTGATGAACAAGGCGGGCGGCAGCGCGGCCTTTGGCCGCTGGGCGTCCACCCACATCCACACCCGCGCGGGGGCGCAGTTCATGACCCTTGTTCTGGGTGTGCTCATCTTTGTGGACGACTACTTCAACTGCCTGACCGTAGGCTCCGTCATGCGGCCTGTGACCGACCGGCAGAAGGTCTCCCGCGCAAAGCTGGCCTACCTCATCGACGCCACGGCGGCCCCGGTCTGCATCATCGCGCCGGTGTCCAGCTGGGCGGCGGCCGTCACCTCCTCGGTGCCGGAAGGTTCGGGCATCAACGGCTTTACCATGTTCCTGCGCACCATTCCGTATAACTACTACGCCCTGCTGACCCTCATCATGATCCTCTTCCTCATCTTCACGGGCACCGACTACGGCCCCATGAAGCTCAACGAGGACAACGCGCTGAAGGGCGACCTCTTCACCACCGAAGACCGCCCCTACGGCGACGATGTGGACGACGGCACCGCAGCCTGCGGCCATGTCATCGACCTGATCCTGCCGGTGCTGGTGCTCATTGCGGCCTGCATCTTCGGCCTCATCTACACCGGCGGCTTCTTTGAAGGCGTGGACTTCATCACCGCCTTCTCCGACTGCAACGCCTCGGCGGGCCTGGTGATGGGCAGCAGCATCGCGCTGCTGTTCACCTTCGTGTTCTACCGGGTGCGCGGCGTGATGACCTTTCAGGACTTCGCGGCCTGCATCCCGGAGGGCTTCAAGGCCATGGTCAGCCCCATGCTCATCCTGACGCTGGCGTGGACCCTTTCCGGCATGACCAACCTGCTGGGTGCCAAGTATTACGTGGCCAACCTGCTCAACGGCTCGGCGGCTGCGCTGCAATATCTGCTGCCGACCATCATCTTTCTGGTGGCGGTGTTCCTGGCCTTTGCCACCGGCACGTCCTGGGGCACCTTCTCCATCCTCATCCCCATCGTCTGCCATGCGTTCCCGCAGGGGGAGATGCTGGTCATCTCCATTGCGGCCTGCCTGTCCGGCGCGGTGTGCGGCGACCATTGCTCCCCCATCTCGGACACCTCCATCATGGCGTCCGCCGGTGCTCATTGCAGCCATGTGAACCATGTGTCCACCCAGCTGCCCTATGCCATCACGGCGGCGGCCATCTCGGCGGTGTGCTATGTTGTCACCGGCCTGAGCCAGATGTTCCTGGGCGCCAGCGCCAGCCTGCTCACCTCGCTGGTGCTGCTGGCCGTGGCCATCGTGCTGGAGCTGGTGGTGCTGAACGTCATCCGGCTGCGAACGGCCAAAGCAGACTGA